ACAATCGTAACAAATTGACCTGCTTGGTTTGCAAGCTCTCCAGATTCATCTTTACCAAGACGAATAGCTACGACTTTTGTACAAGGTTCTTCTAAAATTTCTTCAAGGCACTGTCCATTAAAACACTCTTCATGAATCATAACAGATTCTTTTATATTCTTATAAAATGATAGATGCTCAACTTGCGGCTCATCATTCATAACATCATCACAATCAACATGGGTACTAATTATAACAGGGTTGCCTGTTTTATTGGTATAGGTTGCTGCCGAAAAATAACTTGGCACTGCTGCGATGAGTAACAAAATATATATATTTTTCATAACTTACATTCCTATTTTTTTGCTTTATGTTTGGTATTTGCTTACCCTCACAAAAACATTATTGCAAATAGCAATTAGAAAAATCAATAAAAAAAATATTAATTTCATGGGTTAAATTCAATAGCGTGATTATAAGCAAAAAAAGAAGAAGCAACCCCCCGCTACTTCTTCTTTTTTATACACATATTAAAATTTAAATCATGAGTGGCCGCTGCCACAAAACACTTTTTAGTGCATCAAGCGCACCTGCCTGCAGTTCACCAGAGTTTTTATAAAAAACGTAGAACAAAACTTTCTCATGAAAATTGAGTTTGCAAAGCCTAAAATTTTTACCATGCTTGATAAAGCTTAGGCAAGCTCTTCGCCTTCTTCAATATCATAATCTCCAGGCAGCTCATTAATTAAATCAGCTCTGGTTAAATCAGTTGGCTCAACAACAGCATCATCGTCAATATGGCAAGTCCCCATCGAAATCTGGTCTGGTTTATCTGATTCTTCAAATTCTGCTTTATGCTCTTGTAAAAACGATTGCAATGCTTGCAGGTCATCTAAATTTTCAATCGTATAAATTTCTTTTTCTGGATATTTTAATCGAGCCCATTCAGCAAGCTGCTTGCCAGGACCAACACTGATCAAAACATCACACCCAACAAAACCATGCATAACTTCATCCCACTGCAATGGACTATTAACACGCCGCATAATCGCAGATTCAAGCGCATCAGCTGACGTAACATACACACCATCAACACTGGTAATAACCGGTGTTTTTAATGATTTAAAATCAATTTTAAAAAAATAAGGCGCTAATTGTGCAACGACAGCATCTACGATTGGGCTGTGCAATCCGTAGGCTGCAGGTAACTCTTTAACTTTACGAATTTCTTGCTCTTTGCAATACTCTTTAATCTGAGCAATTAACTGCGCATCACCTGCTATAGCAAAGTTATCATCAGTATTGTAAGCTGCAATAAAAACTTTTTTATCATCAGTTGAATATTTTGCGCACAACTCAGTTAAACTTTCTTTGGTAAATCCGCGCGAAAGAACTAACACCGAGTAATTTTTATGCTCACCAATAAATTCTTTAAATATACGAGCATATTTTGACAAGAGATACATACTATCAGCAAAACTTAACGAGCCACACGCAACAGCTGCAGCATATTCGCCTATGCCATACCCCGCAATAAAATCTGGGCGCAAACCAGATTCTGCTAACTGTGCATAAATTGCTGTTTCCAATAACAAAATTGCCAAGTACCCTTTGTCGATCTCAGACATCTCAGCATCTGATGCTGCAAAACATAATTGCACAAAATTAATATCAAAGCACATCGATGCTTGTTCAAAAAGATCCTGAACTAAACGCGATTCATCATATAATTTTTTCCCCATACCGACGAACTGCTCGCCATAACCAGGAAATAAAATACCAACTGTTTTCTTCATCACTCCCCCTATCAAAAAAACTATTGCATACCTGATAAGATATTCTCAATTGCAAAAGCCATTGGGCTTTTTCTTACAATTTTTACCAGTGTAAGAAATTTACCAGTGCAGGATCAACCAATTTGCTAAATATTATGATGACACAATAAACCTTAGGTTGTGTGAACCAAATTTTTATTATCAATTTTTGCCCTTTGCTTTTTATAAAAACTTCGTGAATCTGCTTGCAGGTGGGCCTCATGCACTCTTTTTCAAACTCAAAAATCGCATAGTGGGGCCCTATCACCAATGTTTCCGGAGATGAGCGCAACGATATCGCAGGTTTGTATCCACTTTTAAATTTAGTTCACACAGCCTAGAAAACCAATTTTAAAATACATTCAAACAGAGATATTGATACAGACTTAAAAAATGTAGTATATTTCTAATATGCAACATTTTTCATGAAAATAAAGGTCATTGTCTATGAAAAAAATAGTTAAAATAGTTGTGTACGCTTTTGCTATAAGCTTTATCAACAAACTTATACAAAGTCAGCCTGTTATAGACAAACAAGCAATAACTCCACGTACAAATCTTACCGATAATAAAAATTCAGCTTCATCTCAACTGAACCAACTACAACATCTCCATAATCGATGGAAAAGAAAACAACTACCAAATAGTTCCGAAGTTGCTCCTGAGATGGCTACAATTTATGATAATCAAGATGCTCCAGTACATTATGCAAGCAATGAATATCCACTTATAACAGCAGCTAAAAAAAATGATCTTGAAACAATTAAAAAGCTGCTTGAACAAAAAGTAGATGTCAATGTGCGAGATCTTACCAATAAAACTGCGTATGATTATGCGGTGGCAAACTCAAACAGTTGGATTCGATCAACAGAGCGAAAAAATCGAGCTTTGCAAATAAGTAAGCTCATAGAACCTGATATATATGATTATAAAAATCCTGATGGATCGATAAAAGAAATTGATTAAAAAATTATACAATTTTAAAAAGGCTCTAGGTTGAGCAAACCAAATTTTTAGGAGAGAGTTTTGCAATACGTTTTCTAAAAAAACTTCGGGAATTTGCTTGCCGGTTGGCCTGATGCACTCTTTTTAAATCTTAGCCAGGTTTCATATCTTAAAGTTTGCTTCGTTTGTTGCATAGATTGACGTGTTTTTCATTAAATAAGCGTAACGTGGCCGCCGCTACCCATATTTCCGGCTGTGTCCGGCATAGCTTTATGCGAAGCCTGGGAGATGAATGAAGCGATATCGCAAGTTTTTATCAATTTTTAAATTTAAAGCAGACAAAGGCCTACAACATAATTATGCTGTAGGCCTTTGTCTGCTTTATAAACCAACATGTAAAAGTAGTACAATATGCTGCACTATCGCTTTGCTTACTTATAAAAAAAATCTAGCGCCAGCAATTCTATACTTTTAAAATTTTAAAAAGAATGGAGCAGCCACACTTGCCTGCACACCCCTGAAGCTTGAATAAAAAACGTGTGAAAAAACTCACACTATACACCTTAACTGGTTTTAGTAATTTTTAATAAATTCTTGATTATGGTAAATTTTTTATTGTTATCATAATAAAAATCATAATCTAATCCATCATCATCATTATCAAAAAGCTCTATTCCTTTTTTTATTTTTATATCAAGCATCTCTAAATATAAGCTGATACTAGAATTTATATGGCAATCAAAATGTTTAAGCTGTTGCAATAAGCTATATAAATCATTGTACTGATCTAAAAAATTTTCATCGTCATACGCATTATAACCACCTTGTTCTATTTCAAGATCTTTAATCATAGTCCATAAAAGATTCTCAATTGATGCTTCTACATGTAACTGTGCTGATGATAAAGCAATCTTTTTATCTGTATGCAAAATATATTTATTTTTAGATTTATTTTGATGCATATATTTCTCATCAAAATCTTTTATTTTACACTCTAGAGCAACAATGCACGCTGTTTCTTTAAGAAATAATTCTTCAGCTTCTTGCTTTTCTTGCTCTGCAATTTTTGCAGCTTTTCTTCGTGCATTTTTTGCATCTTGTCGTAATTTTTCTTTAGCTTTTTTTGCTAATTTTTGAGCCTCTTGCTCTGCTTGTAATGCAAGTTGCTGATTTTTTTTACTATTTTTTTTACCGCTCACAACAGGAGTCTTAATACAATCTTGTATTTCATGAAGACCCATCCCGCACGATATGTTTTTGTTGCAAACTTCTTGCTGCTCTATAACATCATATTCTTGAATAAAAGTATCGGTTGATTGAGTAAAATCAGTTTCAGAAATATTTTCATCAGTAATTGAACTCATAGATTGCAAAGATACTGAAGACGGCTTACTCCCCAATGGTTCTAATTTTTTTTCAAGGCATCGCTGCGTCCAAGGTGTATTTTGTATATCTTCAGGTAGTTGTTGATAAAAATCACGAAACAAATGTTCATCTTTATTATTTTTTAAAATTTCAGATTGTTTATAACCCCAACAGGTCACAAACGATTGAAAAGCTTCATCTGAATATTCTACGATTTGTTCTTCAAGACTCAAAGTTTTTTCTTCGTGAAGGGTTGTATGCAAAGATCTACTATCTTGAAACTTACAATTATCTGATTGTAATGATGCGTTCATACAATAAGTCATCGTTATAAATACAAAAAAATATATGCATACGACAACGACTGATTTGTTTTTCATAATTTTGTTCTTCCTTTTATACAACTTATTAAATTTAATTTAAAAACAAGCAACTTTTGTATATATTTTTTAATACAAAACCTGCAGAATATCTTACAAAAATAACAAAAATAATACAAATCGTCAAAGAACATGATTTCAAAGTGAAATTATCACAAATATTTCATAAGGTAAGTACCGCAATACTATAGGTTTTTATGCAGTTTTCAATTTATTTTAAATAGCCAAGCATATTTTTATAGTCGCAATGTAAGACTTTATCATTATTAATATCATGCATATCAAGTAACTAATAAAATGACCCTGTTGACAATTATCCAAACCAAAATTATTATTTCAAATAGAAACTATTAATAAGCTGTACATACTAAAACAAGGATAAAAATGAAAAACAAATTCAAATCAGTAATAATAAGCTCACTATTATTTATTGGATTATCACCATCTGTTCATGCTGAAGTAGCATATAACAAAGTAACGCGTAAATTTTATTCAATTGGTGCTGATAAAAAAGTAGATCAAAATGAATATCACAATATTATCATATCATTATTTAAAATTATGAACTCAGATCAAACTGGAGATATAAATATTATACACAAAAAAATGCTACAGTTATTAAAGTCAAAAAAAACAGCTGCGAGCAAAAGAGTTCTTTTTGAACTAGAACATTATCAAGCAAACTTATTATCTTCAATAGCTTTGTTCTTAACAGAAGAAGAAGCTTTCGATTTATACCAACAAATTATAGAGTAATGACCCCGGACTGAAGTCCAGGGCTTTGAAAAATGAAAACGGTCATTCATCCCAGGGCTTAAAAGACCAAGGGTTTTCTGACCGGTGTAATAAATACCTATAATATAATAAAAATGGTTGGATATGAATGTCCAACCATTTTTATTATTGCAACTATAAATTCTTCTTAAAAAACTCTTGTAATCGATGTAGCATTTCATCTTTACCAAGAATTTCGATCATATCAAATATTCCTGGGCCATGACTACTACCGATTAACGCAATACGCATTGGTTGAGCAATCGCAGGAAATTTAAGATCATGGTCTTTTGCAAATGTTTTTACAATTTCTTGTAATTGAATTTTATCAATATGAGCATATTGCAACTCATCTGCAAGAATTCTTAATTTTTCTATGACTGCTGGTGTAATCCATTGAGCTGTACTTTCTGTATCATATACTTTTGGTGCATGATACAAGCTCAACACACCTTGTACAAGCTCGCGTAATGTTTGCGACCGGTCTTTATATAAAGTAATCGCAGCTTGCAGCTGAGACTGACTCCATGCAGATGTCTGACTTACTAAATTTATTTCTAAATTTTGATTAATCAGCGAACACAACTCTTGTGCTGACTTGGCTTTAATATACACGCTATTTAACCAAAGCAGTTTATTATAATCAAAAATAGCACCTGACGTACTAACATCTTGAATCTTAAAGTGTTTGATCATTTCGTCAGTCGTAAAAACTTCTTGATCACCATGCGACCAACCAAGGCGCACTAAATAATTACATAAAGCATCTGCTAGAAAACCTTTGTCTTTATAATCTTGTACACCGACAGCTGCATCTCGTTTGCTTAATTTTTGTCCATTAGAACCTAAAATTAATGATACGTGACCAAACTGAGGAACTGACCAACCAAAAGCTTTGTATAACAAAATTTGCTTACCGGTATTAACAATGTGATCTTCACCGCGAATAACATGAGAAATTCTCATGAAATGGTCATCAACAACAACTGCAAAATTATAGGTCATACCGCCATCAGAACGCGTAATAACAAAATCATCGATATGTTGCGTTGGCAAAGTAACTTTACCACGAATCAAATCGTCAAATGTTAAAATCTCATCATCAATTTCTACTTTAAAACGCACAACATACGAATGATTTTTGATCTCTTCTTTAGTTGGTTTTTTATTGCGACAAGTTTTATCATAAATATACGTTTCTTTATCTTCTTGCGCTGACTCACGTTTTTGCTGAAGCTCATCTACTGAACAAAAACAGTAGTAAGCTTTACCTTTTGCAAGTAACTCATCAACTGCTTTTTGATGTTCTGATTGTCGTGCATGTTGATAGACAAACGGCTCATCAGCTTTAATTCCTGCCCATTGCAAAGAAGAGACAATCGCATACTCATATTCTTGAGAAAATCGATCACGATCAGTATCTTCAATTCGTACTAAAAAAAGCCCGTCTTCATGACGAGCAAACAACCAATTAAATAATGCTGTTCGTAATCCACCGATATGTAAAAACCCAGTTGGGGAAGGTGCGAATCGAACTCGCACCTTATTTTTATTTTTTATATTCATCTAAAAGTTAGTTACTTACGTTCATATCAATATGTAATGATTTTAATTTTTCTTGTGCTTGAGCTACAAATGGCGATGGAACTAAAGCTTTATCTGCCTGAGTTATTGCTAATTTTTTCCATGATACAATTGCAGCAGACATGTCACCTTGTGATGCTTGATAAAGAGCAAGTGTATGCAAAGCATCTTGGTAATAGTAATTTTCGTTATTATCAGCCATGAGTTTTAAATCTTGTACTGCTGATGCAGCAACTGCTTCATCTTTACTATCAAGTGACATTTTAATTAGTTTAAGATTAAACATATCATAGTAAATAGATTTTTTTGGCAATTGAGCAAGCCCTTTTTTCATCAAAGTTATTGCTTGAGCAAGATCACCTTCTTTTTGCAATACAAGATCTGCTTGATAAAATACAAAGAATGGTGACAATGATGAACCTGTATGCTGCTTTGCAATTGCTTCAAGCAACAACTCAGTATCTTCAAATGGATTTTCTACCTGTTCTGATTCTGGTAATTCTTGTTGCTTTCTTGCAGCTTCAAGTGACTTTTCATATGATTTTGAAATTTCAACTAATCCAGCAAATGCCTGAACATTATTACTTTTTTGATACCACGTTACCAAAGCATACCCGCATGATACTAATGCAAATAAAATAACTGCAGCTATAAGCTCACGTACATATTTTATTTGAGTATATTGCATAAAAGATTGAGAGTAACCAGCTGACATATTTTTAACTGTATCGTTATTATGTTTCATATTCATGAATTTTACCCTATTTTTATTGCGGAAAATGATTATAAAATTTTACTCAAAAGTAGCAGAAATGACCAAAAACTCAAGATCTATTAAAAAATGTGTATATCTAAATTAGAAGCTGATTATGCTATCTTCTGTAAAACAAATTTTTAAAATATAAAAACCTTTGATATAGCTTTGATTATTAACGAAAACAATGATGTTCAAGTTTTTATATACAAGGTAAGGCAAAACTTTCCCCGCTTACTTAATTACAGCACGCCTCTATAAAACATGCTATACAAAAACCTACGATATCACTCCGCTCATCTCAAAAAACAGTTGTGGCGGCGGCCACTTTACGCTTTTTCATCTAAAAAAAGAGTGCATTAAGCCCATCGGCCTGCAGGTCCCCGGAATTTTTATAAAAATTGTAGGGCAAGACTCTATAATAAAAATTTATTTCAGACACCATGAAAATTTTTTAAAAAGAAAGAGCGATATTATAAAAATACCGCTCTTTCTTTAATTTATTGCTACTGCAAAATCTTCTTTGTTAAAAAACTCTTACGCGTTTTTTACTGAAGCTTCTGATACAGTTTTACCTTCACGCGCAGCTGTTGCACGAGCTTCTTTTGTTTGTAGTGCTTGACCACGTTTAACAGCTCTTTCAGCTTTAGTTACTAAGACTTTAACGCCTTTGTAAAAACCGCATGAAGCGCATGCTTGGTGTGTTCTTAAAGGTCCGTTACAGTTTAAACAATGTGTAATTGATTTAACATGTTCAACTTTATGGGTACAGCGCCAACCTTTGCGCGCTTTGGAGGTCTTCCGTTTTGGTACTGCCATGGAGGTAATTCCTATATAAAATAATTAATTTACGTTTGCTAAAGTTTTATTATCAAAAAAATTTTTGGATACTATTATGATATTAAATTATTCAACAAAAAGCAACTCAGATACGCTTCCATAAACCCATCATATCTTGAGTTATTTTTCCCTGTAAATTTAAATCAAATAGTTTTACCATTAAATCATCAAAAGAGATGTCTATCTTGCTGACAAGCGTCTCTGTTGAAGTTGCAATGAGCGTTATTTCTAAAATTGCTTTTTCATAAGGACACACATCAGATAATGGTAAAGATAACTGATTATCTTGCTGAAATTCTGTTACAGCTTGTACGCCAACAAGTTCAATAAGAATGTCATGAGCTGTGGTTACCAATTTTGCACCCTGCGCAATAAGATTATGGCAACCATCGTGCAAACCATGCTCAATAGAACCGGGTACTGCAAAGACCTCTCGTCCTTGTTCAACGGCAAAGTCTGCTGTAATCAGCGCGCCACTTTTTGCTGCTGCTTGCACAACAACCGTTCCTTGAGACAACCCTGCTATAATCCTATTACGCGCTGGAAAATTTGATGGAATCGGCTGCGTTTGTAAAGGAAAACAACTGACAATCATACCACCTGTTTGAATAATCTGATGAAACAACTGATGGTTCGATGCTGGATACCAATGCAACAGTCCAGAACCTAAAACTGCGATAGTTTTGCCTTGCAGCTTTACGACTTTATCGTGCACAAAACTATCAGTCCCTAAAGCCCCCCCACTGACAATAACCCATCCTGATTGAACAAGCGGAGGTACTAATTTATCAACCACAAGTCTTGCATATGCATCAGCCTTACGTGCACCAACAAAAGCGATTGCATTATTTTGATTAAAAAGATTACGACCTTGATAATATACAATAGCAGGTGGCTGTTCAATCGATGCAAGCAATGATGAATAATCGGATGAACCAAATGCGCACCATGAAATATGATGTTTTTCAATTAATGCTAATTCTTTATCAAGCAATGACCTATCTTTCAAACCAGCAACAATTTTTACCGCACGTTCAAAATATATTCCACATGCCTGAAAATCAGATGCGCTATAGGTATAAATTTGTGGTAAATTTTCACGAGCAATATGTTCAATAATTAATTTTATGGTCGCAGGACCAACGCCATTAATTAAACTGAGATGTAAAATTGTCTGATCTGATAGTTGGAAATTCATGATATTATTTTATTATTTTTCTACGCCAACAGATGTTAAGTAAGCAACTACTTCATGGAGATTATTTCTTTTAGCTCGCATTAAAACAGTTTCATCATGAATGTTTTTAATATTTGTATCTGCTCCAAGACTCAATAACAGATGAATAATTTTAATAGATTCTTTTTCTGATCGTTTTGGAAGAGAGTTTGTATTACAACTAACTGCAAAATGCAATAAAGTACTTTTATAATCAGGTGATTGCTTATTGATATCTTTTAAAGACTCTCTTGTTAAAATTTTATTAAAATCTTTCAAACTTCCATGACGCGCAACAATCATCAATGTTGAAATACCACGACGATCAACTAAATTACAATCTTGAGAATTAATATCATCTGAACATTCAGATTCTATATATTCCATAATATGAGATGTACTATGATCATAAAATATATCTCCTGCAAAAGCTTTCTTGTATGCTTCTTTTAAAGCAAGGCAATCATTTTCTTGAGCAATCATCAAAAAATTAGATAGTAACAAACTCGTTAATAAAATTTTATTCGCCATGATTTTTTCTTTCTATATAAATATTATTATGTAAACGCCAATATAATTTTAAAATACTCTCTTTAAAGATGAATATCGTACATCCAAAAATCAATTTTTTATGTAATGTAGTTAACGATAAAAGATGCACCCAAAACAGGCTAATGATACTACGGTGCTAAAAACACAACAATTTAAACAATTTCTTGTATTTTCATTACAATATTCTTGTTCAGAAACTGCCGGTATAGTAATTATTCTATTTCGATTGGGAGTAAATCGCTCTTCATAGATAACCCTTACATGACGGGAAGAGTTGACTGCATAGAGAACGGGTATAAATGATTCAACTGCATCTGCATGTATAAAATTTTGTGATGATTGAGGAGCAATAGATTCATAACTAACATGCTCTACCTGTCCGATTGGAAAATTCTCACTTGCTTGTACCGCCGCTATAACAATATTTTGATCTTCAACATCATTATAATGAACAGTATTATTTAATGTTTGATGTAAGTATCTTCCACCACAACGAAGTAAACTGAACTGAAAAAATTCTGTTGATGTCATGCTTTGGGGAATATATTGATGCATAGATTGTACTACGTTGCCATGTAAAAAAACAATACAGTACAAAAATATTAAAACAACGCGCATAGAATATGAAAATCTTTTTAAAATTGTTTTCGGATTGAAATAATTATACCACATACCAATGATTAGACAAGAATTGGTAATGAAAAGGGTAGATTGCACTCCAGCACAATCTACCCTTTTCATTATTTTTTGATTAACAAATATTCTTGCATGCCTTGTCAATAGCAAGCTTTCAACAAACTAGGTTCTGTTGAGTTTTGTAGTTAAGCTTTAAATTACTTACCATAAGCCTACGCTTGCGCTTTTGCGACCGTGGTGGCGGCAGCCACTATCCGCTTTTTTATAAAATTTTAGCGATTCACCCCCGCCGGGGTCTCGTTTTCCGGAGTTTTTGTAAAAAACGTAGGATGTTTTTGTTATTGTTTTTTATTTATTTTAAAAAATCAACGGAACCTAACTCTGATTAATTTTTTCTTTAACATTTTTAAATGCATATTTAGCATCTTGAGCCAACGATTTAAAAAGCTTTGATGGATTAGGCGTTTTTACTTTGAAAGCTTTTCCTAAATCAACATCCGCCATAAAAGTTGACGTTTGATATATGACATTCGTTGCTCTTGCCGCTTGACTTTTGATGCTTTCAAATGTTGTTGGGGCATAAACTTCTTGTGTCACCTGATTTTTATATATTTTATAGTCTTCATTATGTAACAAAGATTCCATAACATCAGGATCTTTAACAAATTGCAATGTTATATCATCAAAAATAGAACCAAAATCTTTTTGCTCAACAGCGTCTGAAGATTTTTTAGCTCTTTCAAGCTTAGCTGCAACGTCCTTAACATTCTGATCAATAAAAATCTTAGAATTTTTAGCTCCTTGTAATTCATTGCTTATTTGGCTACGCTTGACAGGATCTTTTTCATTATCATACGCTTCTTGCAATGTCGTTATTTTATTATTAGTATCAATTGCAATTTGGCGAGCTTCATCTAAATTATTTTTTGCAATACTCACTTTTGTTGTTTTATCACTATATTTGATAACCGTATTTTCCATTCTTTTCATAACATCTGCAGGATCTTCTAGAGAAATTTCTTGTCGTAGAATATCTAAATTTTTTTCTGCTTGCTGATATGCATCTTGAACACTTAGATCAGTTTGCGCCATCAGCTCAAGATTATCTCGCGTTGCGATTGCTTTATTATATGCATCTTGTTGTTTTTTATATGCTTCAGCTTGTTTTTCAAGATTCTCAGGTCTTTTAAATTCTGCTAACTCTTGCTGAGCTTTTTGTAACAAAATCTGACGAGATGCTGTTAATTCATTTTTATAAGCGTCTATATCTAAGGTAGTTGACTCAATAACTCCATTTTCATCTTGTAAAGGCTGACCATGTGCATCAAATTCTAATATTTGTATAGTCTTTACTTTAACACTCCCATCTTCTACCTTTTCTTTTACTTTTCCACTAACCATGTAATGTGAACCATCTTCTCGACGCCCCATCGTCATGACTTTTTGACCTTGAGGTAACGATTCCTGCATAACCTGAGCGATTGAGTCATCTGGTTTTTGCATCGTGCTTTTTGTACTTTGAGTAGATTTGGTTGATCCATCTGGAAATAAAGGTTCAGATACAGCTTGAACTGTTACATCTTGCGCAAAACTCGTTAAATCTACTCCTTCATCATAACCATGCGTATCAACAT
This genomic interval from Candidatus Chromulinivorax destructor contains the following:
- a CDS encoding ACP S-malonyltransferase, translated to MKKTVGILFPGYGEQFVGMGKKLYDESRLVQDLFEQASMCFDINFVQLCFAASDAEMSEIDKGYLAILLLETAIYAQLAESGLRPDFIAGYGIGEYAAAVACGSLSFADSMYLLSKYARIFKEFIGEHKNYSVLVLSRGFTKESLTELCAKYSTDDKKVFIAAYNTDDNFAIAGDAQLIAQIKEYCKEQEIRKVKELPAAYGLHSPIVDAVVAQLAPYFFKIDFKSLKTPVITSVDGVYVTSADALESAIMRRVNSPLQWDEVMHGFVGCDVLISVGPGKQLAEWARLKYPEKEIYTIENLDDLQALQSFLQEHKAEFEESDKPDQISMGTCHIDDDAVVEPTDLTRADLINELPGDYDIEEGEELA
- the rpmF gene encoding 50S ribosomal protein L32 gives rise to the protein MAVPKRKTSKARKGWRCTHKVEHVKSITHCLNCNGPLRTHQACASCGFYKGVKVLVTKAERAVKRGQALQTKEARATAAREGKTVSEASVKNA
- a CDS encoding ankyrin repeat domain-containing protein, with translation MKKIVKIVVYAFAISFINKLIQSQPVIDKQAITPRTNLTDNKNSASSQLNQLQHLHNRWKRKQLPNSSEVAPEMATIYDNQDAPVHYASNEYPLITAAKKNDLETIKKLLEQKVDVNVRDLTNKTAYDYAVANSNSWIRSTERKNRALQISKLIEPDIYDYKNPDGSIKEID
- the gltX gene encoding glutamate--tRNA ligase — translated: MNIKNKNKVRVRFAPSPTGFLHIGGLRTALFNWLFARHEDGLFLVRIEDTDRDRFSQEYEYAIVSSLQWAGIKADEPFVYQHARQSEHQKAVDELLAKGKAYYCFCSVDELQQKRESAQEDKETYIYDKTCRNKKPTKEEIKNHSYVVRFKVEIDDEILTFDDLIRGKVTLPTQHIDDFVITRSDGGMTYNFAVVVDDHFMRISHVIRGEDHIVNTGKQILLYKAFGWSVPQFGHVSLILGSNGQKLSKRDAAVGVQDYKDKGFLADALCNYLVRLGWSHGDQEVFTTDEMIKHFKIQDVSTSGAIFDYNKLLWLNSVYIKAKSAQELCSLINQNLEINLVSQTSAWSQSQLQAAITLYKDRSQTLRELVQGVLSLYHAPKVYDTESTAQWITPAVIEKLRILADELQYAHIDKIQLQEIVKTFAKDHDLKFPAIAQPMRIALIGSSHGPGIFDMIEILGKDEMLHRLQEFFKKNL
- a CDS encoding ankyrin repeat domain-containing protein, producing the protein MANKILLTSLLLSNFLMIAQENDCLALKEAYKKAFAGDIFYDHSTSHIMEYIESECSDDINSQDCNLVDRRGISTLMIVARHGSLKDFNKILTRESLKDINKQSPDYKSTLLHFAVSCNTNSLPKRSEKESIKIIHLLLSLGADTNIKNIHDETVLMRAKRNNLHEVVAYLTSVGVEK
- the dprA gene encoding DNA-processing protein DprA; amino-acid sequence: MNFQLSDQTILHLSLINGVGPATIKLIIEHIARENLPQIYTYSASDFQACGIYFERAVKIVAGLKDRSLLDKELALIEKHHISWCAFGSSDYSSLLASIEQPPAIVYYQGRNLFNQNNAIAFVGARKADAYARLVVDKLVPPLVQSGWVIVSGGALGTDSFVHDKVVKLQGKTIAVLGSGLLHWYPASNHQLFHQIIQTGGMIVSCFPLQTQPIPSNFPARNRIIAGLSQGTVVVQAAAKSGALITADFAVEQGREVFAVPGSIEHGLHDGCHNLIAQGAKLVTTAHDILIELVGVQAVTEFQQDNQLSLPLSDVCPYEKAILEITLIATSTETLVSKIDISFDDLMVKLFDLNLQGKITQDMMGLWKRI
- a CDS encoding tetratricopeptide repeat protein — encoded protein: MNMKHNNDTVKNMSAGYSQSFMQYTQIKYVRELIAAVILFALVSCGYALVTWYQKSNNVQAFAGLVEISKSYEKSLEAARKQQELPESEQVENPFEDTELLLEAIAKQHTGSSLSPFFVFYQADLVLQKEGDLAQAITLMKKGLAQLPKKSIYYDMFNLKLIKMSLDSKDEAVAASAVQDLKLMADNNENYYYQDALHTLALYQASQGDMSAAIVSWKKLAITQADKALVPSPFVAQAQEKLKSLHIDMNVSN